A window of the Nitrospirota bacterium genome harbors these coding sequences:
- a CDS encoding fused MFS/spermidine synthase — MHQLMLRLIYAIFFLSGASALIYEVVWVRYLSLIFGGTHLAVTTVLAVFMGGLALGSYWIGKKVDNSGNLLRLYGFLELSIAASALVFALLMRFYPTLYVPVARLADTSLLYLSGVRITFAAAALIVPTTLMGGTLPVLSAFITRRVRGLGSRLSFLYGFNTLGAVVGAAAAGFLFLPRFSVGTTLLIAVLTNVLVGVLAIVLQGRAQAIFDNVVAGEGRPESPEIPHAPGTQPTDLTPLKLVLWGVGVSGFCALGYEVLWTRILSIVIGASVYGFTILLMAFLAGIGLGSAAYGLFLKVAGTRGREATDRIGVSIVWFGLVQILIGLSALVASMYLRSLPTHAFSLYAFFKAHVAPADPFASRQVASFVMAFSLMFVPAFFMGIAFPLAGKIHGQYKKRVGHAVGEVLSFNTIGAILGSVVSGFVFVYLLGIQRSLQVIILINIGFGLLVLVSTRNRKLLTGGTAGAVTIALLALVLNPNPWNLWDTKYFAVYQSHAPEMYATPEKTRETLDNTDVLYYAEGAEAIVSSVKAGETQFFITNGRVEASNSNQEMQCQYTLGHLPMLLNKDPKKVFVLGTGSGMTLGATEVHPGVEQVTLAEIEPKVLGVARTFGIYNHYALDNPKLKIVFNDGRNFLLTTREKFDVITADPVHPWFSGAGYLYTAEYFKLAAQHLNPGGIICQWLPLYELTEENLKSIVKTFRENFSHVMVWLSYADAELVGSNSPIVIDEEALDKRINAPGVRDDLKRINMGSAEAFLSYFLTGTRGADAFSGQARINTDDNLYLEFSAPHNIGRTYLLGPNVGILTGYRESILPYLRRPDAAAAREKQQRRWEQNFRAAALGDRVHVLNLAGRFGTPEYTALAAELESRYPAYAPWRYLVNNEPDEPGGNPRLLKQIELGLVNNHGEPVHVRFSAVLIRSSAERAQVYFVDNNARTVFGKVRVRGANRDEFIAGLVDDVVSSVQSLYDEERTKTSLQGGTYPLAPSLLPQIKALVDAKADEARL, encoded by the coding sequence ATGCACCAGCTCATGTTGCGTCTTATCTATGCGATCTTTTTTCTGTCCGGGGCATCGGCGCTGATCTACGAAGTGGTGTGGGTACGGTACCTGAGCCTGATATTCGGGGGCACCCATCTGGCCGTAACAACGGTCCTGGCCGTTTTCATGGGCGGTCTTGCTCTCGGGAGCTATTGGATCGGCAAGAAGGTGGACAACTCCGGGAACCTGCTGCGCCTCTATGGATTCCTGGAACTGAGCATCGCCGCATCGGCCCTGGTGTTCGCGCTCCTGATGCGATTCTATCCGACGCTCTACGTGCCGGTCGCCCGGCTTGCCGACACCTCCCTCCTGTATCTCTCCGGTGTCCGCATCACCTTTGCCGCTGCTGCCTTGATCGTACCGACCACGCTCATGGGAGGAACGCTCCCCGTCCTTTCGGCCTTCATCACCAGACGGGTACGGGGACTCGGAAGCCGGCTCTCGTTCCTGTATGGTTTCAATACGCTCGGCGCCGTCGTCGGCGCCGCGGCCGCCGGCTTCCTGTTCCTGCCCCGGTTTTCGGTCGGTACGACACTTTTGATCGCCGTGCTGACAAATGTGCTGGTCGGCGTCCTGGCCATTGTGCTGCAGGGCAGGGCGCAGGCAATTTTCGACAATGTGGTCGCCGGAGAGGGCCGTCCCGAGTCTCCCGAGATTCCGCATGCCCCGGGAACGCAACCGACGGACCTTACTCCGCTCAAGCTGGTGCTCTGGGGCGTCGGGGTCAGCGGGTTTTGCGCCCTCGGGTACGAGGTCCTGTGGACCAGGATCCTCAGCATCGTTATCGGAGCAAGCGTGTACGGATTTACGATCCTCCTCATGGCCTTTCTTGCGGGAATCGGGCTCGGGAGCGCCGCCTATGGGCTTTTTCTCAAAGTGGCGGGAACCCGGGGGAGGGAGGCGACGGATCGCATCGGCGTATCCATTGTCTGGTTCGGCCTCGTGCAGATACTGATCGGCCTGTCAGCCCTCGTCGCGTCGATGTACCTGAGGAGTTTGCCCACCCATGCGTTTTCCCTGTACGCATTTTTCAAGGCCCATGTTGCGCCCGCGGACCCCTTTGCCTCCCGGCAAGTGGCGAGCTTCGTCATGGCTTTTTCCCTCATGTTCGTTCCGGCGTTCTTCATGGGCATCGCGTTCCCGCTCGCCGGGAAGATACACGGCCAGTACAAAAAGAGGGTAGGCCATGCGGTCGGCGAGGTCCTTTCCTTCAACACGATCGGGGCCATCCTCGGGTCGGTTGTCAGCGGTTTCGTTTTTGTCTATCTTCTCGGCATCCAGCGGTCCCTGCAGGTGATCATTCTGATCAACATCGGGTTCGGCCTTCTGGTGCTCGTGAGCACGAGGAACAGGAAACTGCTCACGGGGGGAACGGCGGGCGCCGTGACGATCGCGCTCCTAGCCCTGGTCCTGAACCCGAACCCGTGGAACCTGTGGGACACCAAATACTTCGCCGTCTATCAGTCCCACGCTCCCGAGATGTACGCAACGCCCGAGAAAACCCGGGAAACCCTGGACAATACCGATGTGCTCTATTATGCCGAGGGCGCCGAGGCCATCGTCAGTTCCGTAAAGGCGGGGGAAACCCAGTTCTTCATAACCAACGGCAGGGTCGAGGCATCGAACAGCAACCAGGAGATGCAGTGCCAGTACACCCTGGGCCATTTGCCCATGCTGCTCAACAAGGACCCGAAGAAGGTCTTTGTGCTCGGCACGGGCAGCGGGATGACCCTCGGAGCAACCGAGGTCCATCCCGGCGTGGAGCAGGTCACCCTTGCCGAGATCGAGCCCAAGGTGCTGGGTGTGGCACGGACGTTCGGGATCTACAATCATTATGCGCTCGACAACCCCAAGCTGAAGATCGTGTTCAACGACGGCCGCAATTTCCTGCTGACCACGCGGGAGAAATTCGACGTGATCACCGCCGACCCGGTCCATCCCTGGTTCAGCGGGGCCGGGTACCTGTACACCGCCGAGTATTTCAAGCTTGCCGCACAACATCTCAACCCGGGCGGCATTATCTGCCAGTGGCTCCCTCTCTACGAGCTTACGGAGGAAAATCTTAAATCCATTGTGAAGACGTTCCGGGAGAACTTCTCGCACGTCATGGTCTGGCTGTCCTACGCCGATGCGGAGCTGGTCGGCAGCAACTCCCCCATCGTCATCGATGAAGAAGCACTCGACAAGCGGATCAACGCGCCGGGGGTGCGCGATGACCTGAAGCGGATCAACATGGGGTCGGCGGAGGCGTTCCTGAGCTACTTCCTGACGGGAACCCGCGGTGCAGACGCGTTCAGCGGCCAGGCGAGGATCAATACCGATGATAATCTGTACCTTGAGTTTTCCGCGCCCCATAATATCGGGCGGACGTACCTGCTGGGCCCCAACGTCGGCATTCTGACCGGCTACCGGGAAAGCATTCTCCCCTATCTGCGCAGGCCGGACGCCGCGGCCGCGCGTGAAAAGCAGCAGCGAAGATGGGAGCAAAACTTCCGGGCCGCTGCGCTGGGTGACCGCGTCCACGTCCTGAATCTCGCCGGACGCTTCGGCACGCCGGAGTATACCGCGCTGGCCGCCGAACTGGAATCACGGTATCCCGCGTATGCTCCCTGGCGGTATCTCGTCAATAACGAACCGGATGAACCGGGTGGAAACCCGCGGCTCCTGAAGCAGATCGAACTGGGCCTCGTCAATAATCACGGGGAGCCTGTGCATGTCCGTTTCTCCGCCGTCTTAATTCGGAGCAGCGCAGAACGGGCGCAGGTGTATTTTGTGGACAATAATGCACGGACCGTCTTCGGAAAGGTAAGGGTACGGGGAGCGAACAGGGACGAATTCATCGCCGGCCTTGTCGATGATGTGGTGAGCAGTGTCCAGTCCCTGTACGATGAGGAGCGGACGAAAACCTCGCTGCAGGGGGGGACGTATCCCCTGGCCCCCTCGCTGCTGCCGCAGATCAAGGCTCTCGTCGACGCAAAGGCGGACGAGGCGCGGCTGTGA
- a CDS encoding spermidine synthase translates to MPREGSPGSDGEEKRGARSGARGRRSLNTEGMLSMQRKTLNVLFLIFTLSGFSGLIYESIWTHYLKLFLGHAAYAQTLVLAIFMGGMAIGSWICGAWSLRWRNLLLGYAVVEGAIGLMAIGFHTVFDGIVRYAYVSVLPQLGSPALAGAFKWTVSALLIMPQSLLLGMTFPLMSAGILRLSPREPGRTISLLYFTNSLGAAIGVLTSGFVLIRLIGLPGTIRIAGLINIALACAVVLVMRQQGAQGRADDAPRDPAEAAPRRGRTALFLAASLITGAASFIYEIGWIRMLNLVLGTSTHAFELMLSAFILGLALGGLWIQRRIDRIASPGRFLSFVQVIMGMLALSTLVLYGQTFSVMQWIVKTLNKTDGGYALFNLSSNAIALVIMLPTTFCAGMTLPLITYQLLKQGRGEGSIGEVYAANTVGAIIGVFFAIHVGLPLLGLKGLLVVGAGLDIGLGVVLAWRFANAASRLVPAAVTALSLGAIAASLLFVGLDPYQMASGVYRDGHLHSSRNVDIKFHADGKTATISLLFMKGSGELALATNGKTDAALNPDGAGRATSDEPTMILMGVLPMALHPQARTAAAIGLGSGLTTQTLLSNPRLQQVDTVEIERRVVEASRMIGPRVGAVFNDRRSRIFIDDAKTYFSLHNAAYDIIVSEPSNPWVSGVASLFSEEFYRLITRYLSDDGVFVQWIQLYEIDADLIISVLKAVDANFADYAVYATNDFDALIIARKKGRMPALAPEFLAQPAVSAALGRIRVSNVQDIEIRKLGDKGFLHRLLDASPIRANSDYYPVLDQNAARARFLKADAYAFHTLTSAMLPAYELLTGNAPSWKTTDVTLSPYLTKSEFAFTAMALRDYNLQGHFGPRYGAVPSGVERQARTLRQSFSECLSGPDQTRHTNLFNVSVEMVPYLRPQELNAVWTRLETGACRRARWAEDQHWIALFKAVGRRDGGGMANEAEAILATGGSFDPLEERMLVASAMVGSLMQGDRPVAFGYWKKYRTALFRAGEPDLFFRLLAAESTRPD, encoded by the coding sequence ATGCCTCGGGAAGGCAGCCCCGGCAGCGACGGGGAGGAAAAAAGAGGCGCCCGGTCCGGCGCGCGCGGCCGGCGGTCGCTGAACACGGAAGGAATGCTGTCCATGCAGAGAAAAACGCTCAACGTGCTGTTCCTGATATTCACGCTGTCGGGGTTCTCCGGCCTCATTTACGAGTCGATCTGGACCCATTACCTCAAGCTGTTCCTGGGGCATGCAGCGTATGCGCAGACGCTCGTCCTGGCGATCTTCATGGGAGGGATGGCCATCGGCTCCTGGATCTGCGGCGCCTGGTCGCTCCGCTGGCGGAACCTGCTCCTCGGGTACGCGGTCGTCGAAGGCGCCATCGGGCTCATGGCCATCGGCTTTCACACCGTGTTCGACGGGATCGTCCGCTATGCCTATGTCAGCGTCCTCCCGCAGCTCGGCTCCCCCGCCCTGGCGGGCGCGTTCAAATGGACCGTGTCGGCCCTGCTGATCATGCCGCAGTCCCTGCTGCTGGGTATGACCTTTCCGCTGATGAGCGCCGGTATCCTGCGTTTGTCGCCCCGGGAGCCGGGCCGGACCATTTCGCTGCTGTACTTCACCAACAGCCTGGGTGCGGCGATCGGAGTGCTGACGAGCGGCTTCGTTCTCATCCGGCTCATCGGACTCCCCGGAACGATCCGGATTGCCGGTCTCATCAATATCGCCCTCGCCTGTGCGGTCGTGCTCGTGATGAGGCAGCAGGGAGCGCAGGGCCGGGCGGACGATGCGCCCCGGGATCCTGCGGAGGCCGCACCGAGGCGGGGCAGGACCGCCCTCTTCTTAGCCGCCTCCCTGATAACCGGCGCTGCCTCGTTCATCTATGAGATCGGGTGGATCCGGATGTTGAACCTGGTCCTGGGGACTTCCACCCACGCCTTCGAGCTCATGCTGAGCGCGTTCATCCTGGGTCTGGCCCTGGGCGGCCTGTGGATCCAGCGGCGGATAGACCGGATCGCCTCGCCCGGGCGGTTCCTCTCCTTCGTGCAGGTCATCATGGGGATGCTGGCGCTCTCAACGCTCGTGCTCTACGGGCAGACCTTCTCGGTCATGCAGTGGATCGTCAAGACGCTGAACAAGACGGACGGCGGCTACGCCCTCTTCAACCTTTCGAGCAACGCGATCGCGCTGGTCATCATGCTGCCGACGACGTTCTGCGCCGGGATGACCCTTCCGCTCATTACCTATCAGCTGCTCAAGCAGGGCAGAGGGGAGGGCAGCATCGGCGAGGTGTACGCGGCCAATACGGTCGGCGCCATCATCGGCGTTTTTTTCGCCATCCATGTCGGGCTGCCGCTCCTCGGCCTGAAAGGCCTTCTGGTCGTCGGAGCCGGGCTCGATATCGGGCTGGGGGTGGTCCTCGCCTGGCGCTTCGCGAACGCGGCCTCCCGCCTTGTCCCGGCGGCCGTGACCGCGCTGTCGCTGGGTGCGATCGCCGCCTCGCTCCTCTTCGTCGGCCTTGATCCCTATCAGATGGCTTCGGGAGTCTATCGCGACGGCCATCTCCACTCGTCCCGTAACGTGGACATCAAGTTCCACGCCGACGGCAAGACCGCGACGATCAGCCTGCTCTTCATGAAGGGCAGTGGCGAACTGGCGCTCGCCACGAACGGAAAGACCGATGCGGCATTGAACCCCGATGGCGCAGGACGGGCCACGTCGGATGAACCTACCATGATCCTGATGGGGGTTCTGCCCATGGCGCTGCACCCGCAGGCGAGGACCGCAGCCGCTATCGGGCTCGGGTCCGGCCTGACGACGCAGACGCTCCTGAGCAATCCCCGTCTTCAGCAGGTCGACACGGTGGAGATAGAGCGGCGCGTCGTCGAAGCATCCAGAATGATCGGCCCGCGCGTGGGGGCCGTGTTCAACGACCGGCGCAGCAGGATCTTCATCGACGATGCAAAGACGTATTTTTCGCTGCATAACGCCGCGTACGACATCATCGTATCGGAGCCGTCAAATCCCTGGGTCAGCGGCGTTGCCAGCCTTTTTTCCGAGGAGTTCTACCGTCTGATCACCCGGTACCTGTCCGATGATGGCGTGTTCGTCCAATGGATACAGCTCTACGAGATCGATGCCGACCTGATCATCTCGGTCCTGAAGGCCGTCGATGCCAATTTTGCCGACTATGCGGTCTATGCCACCAACGATTTCGACGCTCTGATCATCGCGCGGAAAAAAGGAAGGATGCCGGCCCTGGCCCCCGAATTCCTCGCGCAGCCCGCCGTTTCCGCGGCCCTTGGCCGCATCCGGGTCAGCAACGTCCAGGACATCGAGATCCGGAAACTGGGCGACAAGGGTTTCCTGCACAGGCTGCTGGATGCCTCTCCCATCCGCGCGAACTCCGATTATTATCCGGTCCTTGATCAGAACGCGGCCCGGGCACGGTTTCTCAAGGCCGATGCGTATGCATTTCACACGCTCACCAGCGCCATGCTGCCGGCCTACGAACTGCTGACCGGGAACGCTCCCTCCTGGAAGACTACGGACGTCACGCTTTCTCCGTACCTCACGAAATCGGAATTTGCCTTTACCGCGATGGCGCTGCGGGATTACAACCTGCAAGGGCATTTCGGCCCGAGGTACGGCGCGGTGCCTTCGGGTGTCGAGCGCCAGGCACGGACGCTCAGGCAGTCCTTTTCCGAATGCCTGTCGGGGCCGGACCAGACCAGGCACACGAACCTGTTCAATGTCAGTGTTGAAATGGTCCCCTATCTGCGGCCCCAGGAATTGAACGCCGTCTGGACGAGGCTCGAAACAGGCGCCTGCAGACGTGCCCGATGGGCCGAGGACCAGCACTGGATCGCGCTGTTCAAGGCTGTCGGGCGCCGGGATGGCGGCGGGATGGCGAACGAAGCAGAGGCGATCCTGGCGACGGGGGGGTCCTTTGACCCCCTGGAGGAACGCATGCTCGTTGCCAGCGCCATGGTGGGCTCCCTGATGCAGGGGGACCGGCCGGTAGCATTCGGGTACTGGAAAAAGTATCGCACCGCCCTGTTCAGAGCGGGCGAACCCGATCTGTTCTTTCGTCTGCTCGCGGCCGAAAGCACCCGTCCCGATTGA